A segment of the Stigmatella aurantiaca genome:
GACGTGACCGTGGAGAACGGTCCGCTCTTCTATTACCCCGGCTCCCACAAGCTGCCCGAGCTGGACCTCTACCAACTCGGGATGACGCTCGAGACGGCGAATTACTCGGAGTACGAGCGCGCCCTCGCCGCCCTCGTCAAGCAACTGAAGCTGGAGCCGAAGCAGCTCACCATCAAGAAGGGAAGCGGTCTGATCTGGGCCTCCAACCTGATTCACGGGGGCTCCCACATCTCCAAGGCGGGCGCCACACGCTGGTCCCAGGTCTCGCACTACTACTTCCGCGACTGCATCTATTACACGCCGTTCTTCTCCAACCGCTCCTTCGGCGAGTACCTCCATCGGCCAGAGGTGGTGGACATCGGGACCGGTGAGCGGGTGAAGCAGACCTTCGATGGCACGCCCTTCGAGGTCCAGCCGGCAGAGGGGGGACGGGTCCGTTTCGTGACCCAGCGTGCGGCTGGTGCCGCCAGTGCGCCCGCGGCCCCCCCCGGTCAGGACGAGCTGAACGCGCTCCGTCAGGAGATTCAGTCCATCAAGGGCTCGCGCAGCTACCGGGTGGGCCGGGCGCTGGGAACCCCAGTGCGGGTGGCGCGACAGGTGCTGTCGCAGATTCGCCGCTGAGACGTCTTCCCGGCAGGGGAGGACATCCTGCGCAGGTGTAGGCGTGGCCCGCTCTGGCGCCTTTCGGAATTGACGCGACGCAACTCTCAGCCCCCGCGGGCGATAACCTCCTCACTGTCTCATTTCCTGAGGTTCTCGAAATGCGTGTTTCCGCCGCCGCACGCAGCAATCTCTACGCTGCCAGCGCACCTTCGCAACCCACCCTGAAGCTCGGCTCGTCCGGCGCTTCGGTGAAGAACCTGCAGCAGGCACTGGCCAACGCGGGCTTTTCGCCGGGCGCGGCCGACGGCCAGTTTGGTCCGAAGACGGCCGCGGCGGTGAAGGCCTTCCAGAGCGCGAGGGGCCTCGTCGCCGACGGCGTCGTCGGGCCGAAGACCTGGGCCAAGCTGACTGCGGCCCCCTCGGGCGGCGCGACCCCCACGCTCAAACAGGGGGCGACGGG
Coding sequences within it:
- a CDS encoding phytanoyl-CoA dioxygenase family protein is translated as MTPRRAAIPLEDQASAVYSFNVPWVESPFFYGILAQKNPPAPLAKLATEYHENGYCILEDLLPPDLCDQTIEETQGLYNPQLPDGPRSYYRAQDAWHESAAVKKVATLPRVLELLEFFYDRKPVPFQTLNFRHGTQQAGHSDSIHFSSLPARYMCGAWVALEDVTVENGPLFYYPGSHKLPELDLYQLGMTLETANYSEYERALAALVKQLKLEPKQLTIKKGSGLIWASNLIHGGSHISKAGATRWSQVSHYYFRDCIYYTPFFSNRSFGEYLHRPEVVDIGTGERVKQTFDGTPFEVQPAEGGRVRFVTQRAAGAASAPAAPPGQDELNALRQEIQSIKGSRSYRVGRALGTPVRVARQVLSQIRR